A genomic stretch from Gopherus flavomarginatus isolate rGopFla2 chromosome 3, rGopFla2.mat.asm, whole genome shotgun sequence includes:
- the NPY1R gene encoding neuropeptide Y receptor type 1 — protein sequence MQGMDASSNNMNTSFLSFAGNQSIYLNFSEKNSRIIHFQDEDCHMPLAMVFTLALVYGAVIILGVSGNLALIIIILKQKEMRNVTNILIVNLSFSDLLMTIMCLPFTFVYTLMDHWIFGEAMCKLNPFVQCVSITVSVFSLVLIAIERHQLIINPRGWRPNNRHAYLGVAAIWILAVASSLPFLVYHVLTDEPFKNITIDEYKDKYVCLDFFPLDTIRLSYTTALLVIQYFGPLCFIFICYLKIYIRLKRRNNMMDKMRDNKYRSTETKRINIMLISIVVAFAVCWLPLTIFNIVFDWNHEILPVATCSHNLLFLICHLTAMISTCVNPIFYGFLNKNFQRDLQFFFHFCDFRSRDDDYETIAMSTMHTDISKTSLKQASPVTFKKINNDYDEKI from the exons ATGCAGGGCATGGATGCAAGTTCCAACAACATGAACACATCATTTCTCTCCTTTGCTGGGAATCAGTCCATCTACCTGAACTTTTCAGAGAAGAATTCCAGAATCATACACTTCCAAGATGAAGATTGCCACATGCCATTGGCCATGGTCTTCACCTTGGCTCTGGTTTATGGGGCTGTGATCATTCTTGGTGTCTCTGGAAATTTAGCCTTGATTATTATCATCTTAAAACAGAAGGAGATGCGCAATGTTACCAACATCCTTATTGTCAACCTTTCCTTCTCAGACCTTCTAATGACCATCATGTGTCTCCCCTTCACCTTCGTATACACTTTAATGGACCACTGGATTTTCGGGGAGGCCATGTGCAAGCTGAATCCTTTTGTGCAGTGTGTCTCAATCACagtctcagttttctctttggtCCTCATTGCGATTGAACGCCACCAGCTGATCATCAACCCTCGAGGGTGGAGGCCGAATAACAGACATGCCTATCTAGGGGTTGCTGCCATCTGGATTCTAGCTGTGGCTTCCTCCTTACCTTTCCTGGTTTATCATGTATTAACTGACGAGCCCTTCAAAAATATAACAATCGATGAATATAAGGACAAATATGTGTGCTTGGACTTTTTCCCTTTGGACACTATCAGGCTTTCTTATACCACAGCTCTATTGGTGATACAGTACTTTGGACcactttgttttatatttatttgctACTTAAAG ATATACATACGCTTAAAACGAAGGAACAACATGATGGACAAGATGCGAGACAATAAATACAGATCCACTGAAACTAAAAGGATCAACATCATGCTGATCTCTATTGTGGTTGCATTTGCAGTCTGCTGGCTACCTCTTACCATCTTTAATATTGTGTTTGACTGGAATCATGAAATTCTACCTGTTGCCACCTGCAGCCACAATTTATTGTTCTTGATTTGCCACCTCACAGCCATGATCTCTACCTGTGTGAACCCTATCTTTTATGGATTTCTCAACAAGAACTTCCAGAGGGACTTGcagtttttctttcatttttgtgaTTTTCGCTCCAGGGATGATGATTATGAGACTATAGCCATGTCCACTATGCATACAGATATTTCAAAGACTTCTTTGAAGCAAGCAAGCccagtaacatttaaaaaaataaataatgattaCGATGAAAAAATATAA